CCAAGCTTTATCCTGAGGTCCGGGATCGGAAAAGTAAACGTGAGCTTTATGCCCTGTTCAGTTCAGGAGCTGCTTTTCAGCTTCGCGAAGCAGTTTTGAAAAATCCGGAACTTGTCGGCAAAACGATATCTCTCTGGGTCCCGGCTGATGATGATGTGGATATGCTTGTAAAAGGGCATAGTAAAAGGGAGCTTCCGGAAAGCGAAAGACGTCTTGACGACAGGCAGCTTGAGTGGATAGACAAACTGGTCGATCAGGAAAGAATTGAAAAAAAGTTCAATGTCACTTTTTTTACAGCCGGAGATTCGAGAGAGCCTGAACTGGCTGGAATCTGGGGGGCGGTAAAAGGCTCTTTTTTTACATTGCTCGTTACTCTGGCGCTTTCTTTCCCTATAGGGATCGCTGCGGCTGTCTACCTCGAGGAGTTCGCTCCGAAAAACCTTGCAACGGATTTTATCGAAGTCAATATCAACAATCTGGCAGCCGTGCCGTCGATTGTTTTCGGATTACTCGGTCTTGCTGTTTTTCTTAACTTTTTCGGCATGCCAAGGTCCACCTCTCTTGTGGGTGGGTTGGTTCTCATGCTGATGACGTTGCCGACAATTATTATTGCCAGCAGGGCAGCGCTCAAGGCTGTTCCCCCGTCAATTCGTGAGGCTGCTTTGGGTGTTGGTTCTTCGAAAATGCAGATGGTTTCGAACCATGTGTTGCCTCTTGCACTTCCGGGAATGCTGACCGGCACTATAATCGGAATGGCGCAGGCGTTGGGTGAAACCGCACCGTTGCTGATGATCGGTATGGTTGCTTTTATCGTTGACATCCCCGTTGGTTTTACCGATCCTGCAGCTGTCATGCCTGTACAGATATATCTTTGGGCTGACAGTCCTGAAAGGGCTTTTCTCGAGCGAACATCAGCCGCCATCATGGTTTTACTTGCTTTTTTGATAGTGATGAACGCCGTAGCGGTCATCATGAGAAAGCGCTTCGAAAAGCGTTGGTGATAGCGGTGCTGTAGTATCAGATGTAACAGATTTGTAACATGACGGGCATTGTCAGCTCCAACATGAGAGTATACATTACAGTACAATTTTCGTATGCCTTTCAATTATCTTTTTTCAGATTCAAGACACGTTTTGTATGGCTGAAGTGACAGTGGATGGCGGGAAAAAATCAGATGCTTTTGTGCTCACTCCTGAAAAACTTCGCAGACAAAGAATCGCAAGGTTTTTCGGGGAAGGTTTTCTGCTGGTAGTGGCATCATTTGTCGCTATCGTCGTTCTCTTCATTTTTTACTTCGTCGCCGTTGACGCCATTCCTTTCTTTCAACAACGGGGATTTGTAGAATTTTTTACCAGCACCAGCTGGTATCCGGCTGATGAGCCCGGGGAGTTCGGAGCTCTGGCCATTATCTATGGTAGTGGTATGGTGACCATCGGGTCTGCACTTATTGCCGTACCTCTTGGAATATCTGCAGCTATATGTCTGAGTGATGTTCTGCCTTTTTCAATAAGGCAGTATGCCAAGCCGGTCATTGAAATGCTCGCAGCGATTCCTTCAGTTGCTTATGGCTTTTTCGCGCTTGTTATTTTTGCTCCTCTTCTTCAGAATTACGGTGGTCCGATATTGATGTGGGCATGGTGGCTTATTGCCGGTCCTTTTGTGATTCTTGCTGTCATCGTTGTTTCCGATCTGTTGACTTCAGGGGACAAAGGCGGGTCGAAACGCGAAACAGTGCGGTTCATAGTGACAGCAGTGCTGGGCATAATAGCGGTTATCTTTCTCTACTGGGTGGGAAAGACGCTTAATGCAATCCAGATTCTCAGTGGAACAAATGCTCTCAATGTTTCTCTGATTCTCAGTTTCATGGCATTGCCGACTATAGTCAGTGTTTCTGAGGATTCCCTGCAGGCGGTCGGCCGAGAGTTGAGAGAAGGCAGTTATGCACTCGGGGCAACGAGAGCGGAAACTATAGTGAAAACGGTGCTGCCGGCCGCCAGCAGCGGTATTCTCGCGGCGGTTATCCTCGGTATCATGCGTGCCATAGGCGAAACCATGGTTGTATGGATGGCATCGGGTAACTCTTCGCATATTCCCGATCCCTGGTATAATTATCTTGATTCGATACGAACCCTGACGGCGACCATTGCCGGTGATATGGGGGAGGCGGATCAGGTTACAGGATCTGCCCGGTACCATGTTCTTTTTGCAATGGGGCTTCTGCTTCTTGTTTTCAGTTTTATCAGTAACCTTGTCAGCGAGCGAATTGTTGTTCGGCAGAGGAAGATTCTTGCCGGTGAGTAGGCCACTATCACTCAACTATCATTGAACTCATGGATCTCGGAACCAGAAAAATACTTGACCGATCGTTTACAGCCGTCGGTGTTACATCGATACTGTTAATGGCTATTGCTTTGTTGGTCGTGATTGTACCGATTTTTTCCAAAGGTGCCGGGGCGATATTTTTCAAGGGCACGATCGAGCATAGAAAATTGCAGTACAACGAGTTCCGAAAAGGAAATCCGGATGTTCTTCAGCAACAAATAACCGAAACCGATTCTTACAGAAACAAGGCCTTCAGTATCATCGAGGCATTCGAGGCCGAAATGGAGGGTATGGAGCCAGGTGAAAAGAAAAAAGAGTACACCTCTCAGTATACAAGCGTCAGAAAGATCCTCGCTCATCTTCTCGGCCCGCTTCCGGGGGATATGGAGCCTATTCTGCTGCGTTACCAGTATGGAGCTACACGCTGGGAAAAAGCCGAGGAGGCTCTGCACGATCTCATGTTTGTCACGAAATGGGATTACTCGGATCCCACAAAGATGGCAACACAGTATTTTGTGCCCAGAGCTGATGAATTTGCCGGGACAGCATTAGCCGATCTGTTTCCTTACATGGAAAACAACCTCGAGAAAATGCTCCTTCCCGAACAGACCTTTTACTGGGGGTTCATTACCGAACGTTC
This genomic window from Prosthecochloris marina contains:
- the pstA gene encoding phosphate ABC transporter permease PstA, producing MSSQRKQQPVAGDGGHFYQQKERTIDIVNRRLAQRYRKEKRFKLYGLFSIILSIVFLSVLLTSIVSNGYSAFFQTYIKLDVVLDTTMLDRENLRKSNFQGIIKQSITKLYPEVRDRKSKRELYALFSSGAAFQLREAVLKNPELVGKTISLWVPADDDVDMLVKGHSKRELPESERRLDDRQLEWIDKLVDQERIEKKFNVTFFTAGDSREPELAGIWGAVKGSFFTLLVTLALSFPIGIAAAVYLEEFAPKNLATDFIEVNINNLAAVPSIVFGLLGLAVFLNFFGMPRSTSLVGGLVLMLMTLPTIIIASRAALKAVPPSIREAALGVGSSKMQMVSNHVLPLALPGMLTGTIIGMAQALGETAPLLMIGMVAFIVDIPVGFTDPAAVMPVQIYLWADSPERAFLERTSAAIMVLLAFLIVMNAVAVIMRKRFEKRW
- a CDS encoding PstC family ABC transporter permease, coding for MAEVTVDGGKKSDAFVLTPEKLRRQRIARFFGEGFLLVVASFVAIVVLFIFYFVAVDAIPFFQQRGFVEFFTSTSWYPADEPGEFGALAIIYGSGMVTIGSALIAVPLGISAAICLSDVLPFSIRQYAKPVIEMLAAIPSVAYGFFALVIFAPLLQNYGGPILMWAWWLIAGPFVILAVIVVSDLLTSGDKGGSKRETVRFIVTAVLGIIAVIFLYWVGKTLNAIQILSGTNALNVSLILSFMALPTIVSVSEDSLQAVGRELREGSYALGATRAETIVKTVLPAASSGILAAVILGIMRAIGETMVVWMASGNSSHIPDPWYNYLDSIRTLTATIAGDMGEADQVTGSARYHVLFAMGLLLLVFSFISNLVSERIVVRQRKILAGE